In the Drosophila takahashii strain IR98-3 E-12201 chromosome 3R, DtakHiC1v2, whole genome shotgun sequence genome, one interval contains:
- the LOC108058726 gene encoding ankyrin repeat and SAM domain-containing protein 1A isoform X3, translating into MGKDQHLLEASRGGDIKTVDKLLEHSSKRHGPLSSFRRSPSINCQDMNGYTSLHHACLNGHSSIVRLLLSHNALLDVPDIRGSTPLFLAAWAGHQDIVKMLLMHTPTGANPNAQTIENETPLHSGAQHGHNAVVAILLSYGADPAIRNNSFQTALDLAAQFGRLQVVQTLLRVYPDLILPYKRREEDDDGELLGCSPIKHIFTHTCLHLASRNGHKKVVETLLAAGVDVNILTNAGSALHEAALCGKKSVVVTLLKAGIYVHSTDGNGRTALDILSDYPPHVTYDIVGAINEFTQAAREKQKPVVVENGTQSLPKRLYEKNSQRLKLPPRQRNSLDVFAKAPENYLQMKPIVQQKSCDNMIDIRSDDRDLWTGYKPVYKQPVLPSFQTGSDISNGSVPSKSYEYINLLRNGSTSDVNSASTSSNSAVRQQNVATYVEMTLPSPPVPKPRTRINGEYNDYANLVPIEEGSCVQAVDNNNNSNGNANKLRMVRHSPTPDYPPPTVTEAERTIFNFMQPATLRKNSLLEPGESPRTTNSVSSDQVEEYVADSPFAGLFKGSTLNLSSDVVDGKGALPGDREFLRSPSMVRSAHAENHRRSLSKQRCSALGEDFSASREWAAIDTIFENIGNEVLTVEQEAEELINETPSLSLEDARQSLHIRDPAELLLGRKQSSASNWCHSPYTLIYGEIRYSLFYLGSTVIRKLQGTLSTRKSIQKLKIDEHLKSAASVSDFSLLENCTTSTKYLKAANLQTRLNVDIAVSCVGVKFIDQEKKTAICCHDIENINCVCQDSEDMRYFAYITKEQDLHYCHVFMVDSLELAKEIIMTLGQAFEVAYQLALSRQGTPFNEEC; encoded by the exons ATGGGCAAGGATCAGCATTTGCTGGAGGCATCGCGGGGAGGCGACATTAAGACGGTGGACAAGCTGCTGGAGCACTCGAGCAAACGCCATGGCCCGCTGTCCAG CTTTCGACGCAGTCCCAGCATCAATTGCCAGGACATGAATGGCTACACTTCGCTGCACCACGCCTGCCTAAATGGCCATAGTAGCATCGTGCGGCTCCTCCTTTCACACAACGCTCTATTGGATGTTCCCGATATCCGTGGCTCCACGCCCCTCTTCCTGGCCGCCTGGGCGGGGCACCAGGACATCGTGAAGATGCTGCTCATGCACACGCCCACGGGGGCCAATCCCAATGCCCAGACCATCGAGAACGAGACGCCGCTGCACTCGGGCGCCCAGCATGGTCACAATGCCGTGGTGGCCATTCTGCTGTCCTACGGCGCCGATCCCGCCATACGCAACAATAGCTTCCAGACGGCCTTGGATTTGGCCGCCCAGTTTGGCCGCCTGCAGGTGGTGCAGACCCTGCTGCGCGTTTATCCCGACCTGATATTGCCGTACAAGCGGCGggaggaggacgacgacggCGAGCTGCTGGGCTGCTCGCCCATCAAGCACATCTTCACGCACACTTGCCTGCATCTGGCCAGCCGGAATGGGCACAAGAAGGTGGTGGAAACGCTGCTGGCGGCGGGCGTCGATGTCAATATACTCACCAATGCGGGCAGCGCCCTCCACGAGGCCGCTCTCTGTGGCAAAAAGTCCGTGGTGGTCACTCTGCTCAAGGCCGGGATCTACGTGCACTCCACCGATGGAAACGGACGCACAGCCTTGGACATACTCTCCGATTATCCGCCACATGTCACCTACGACATTGTGGGCGCCATCAAcg AATTCACCCAAGCGGCGAGGGAAAAGCAGAAGCCAGTTGTCGTGGAAAACGGCACTCAGTCTCTGCCGAAGCGACTGTACGAGAAGAACTCGCAGCGACTGAAGCTGCCGCCCAGGCAGAGGAA CTCGCTGGACGTTTTCGCCAAGGCGCCGGAGAACTACCTGCAAATGAAGCCCATTGTGCAGCAGAAGTCCTGCGACAACATGATCGACATTCGGTCGGATGACAGGGATCTGTGGACTGGCTACAAGCCAGTGTACAAGCAACCCGTCCTGCCCAGCTTTCAAACCGGCAGCGACATCTCCAACGGATCAGTTCCTTCGAAATCGTATGAGTACATTAATCTGCTGAGGAACGGCTCCACCAGCGATGTGAACTCCGCCAGCACCAGTAGCAACT CTGCGGTGCGTCAACAAAATGTGGCTACGTATGTGGAGATGACGCTGCCTTCGCCTCCGGTTCCCAAACCACGCACTCGAATAAACGGCGAATACAACGACTATGCGAATCTGGTGCCCATAGAAGAAGGCAGCTGTGTGCAAGCAGTcgataataacaataacagtAATGGTAATGCCAACAAATTGCGAATGGTTCGCCATTCACCCACACCGGATTATCCGCCGCCGACGGTCACAGAGGCGGAGCGCACGATCTTCAACTTCATGCAACCGGCTACGCTGCGGAAAAATAGCCTACTGGAACCGGGGGAATCCCCGCGGACCACCAACTCGGTGAGTTCCGACCAGGTGGAAGAGTACGTGGCTGATAGTCCTTTTGCTGGACTGTTTAAGGGTTCCACTCTGAACTTGTCCTCGGATGTGGTAGATGGTAAGGGTGCTTTGCCAGGGGATCGGGAGTTTCTGCGATCCCCGAGCATGGTCAGGTCGGCACACGCTGAAAACCACCGACGTAGCCTCTCCAAGCAGAGGTGCTCCGCATTGGGAGAGGACTTTAGTGCCTCCCGTGAGTGGGCTGCAATCGATACCATTTTTGAGAACATTGGGAATGAAGTGTTAACGGTGGAGCAGGAAGCCGAGGAGCTGATCAACGAGACACCAAGCCTGTCTTTAGAGGATGCTCGACAATCCTTGCACATCCGCGATCCGGCGGAATTGTTGCTGGGCAGAAAACAGAGCTCCGCTTCCAATTGGTGCCACTCGCCATACACATTGATCTATGGCGAAATACGATACTCTCTGTTT TATCTCGGCTCGACGGTAATACGCAAGTTGCAGGGAACCCTTTCAACGCGCAAATCCATCCAGAAACTAAAGATCGATGAGCACTTGAAGTCGGCGGCGAGTGTTAGTGATTTCAGTTTGCTCGAGAACTGCACCACTTCCACAAAGTATCTGAAGGCTGCAAACCTCCAGACTCGACTTAATGTGGACATTGCGGTTTCCTGCGTCGGCGTCAAGTTTATAGATCAGGAGAAAAAG ACTGCCATTTGTTGCCATGACATTGAGAACATCAATTGCGTTTGCCAGGACTCGGAAGATATGCGCTACTTTGCATACATAACCAAAGAACAGGACCTCCATTATTGCCATGTCTTTATGGTGGATAGCTTG GAGCTGGCCAAGGAAATCATTATGACCCTGGGACAGGCCTTTGAGGTGGCCTATCAGTTGGCCCTGAGCAGACAGGGCACCCCCTTTAACGAAGAGTGCTAA
- the LOC108058726 gene encoding ankyrin repeat and SAM domain-containing protein 1A isoform X2 → MGKDQHLLEASRGGDIKTVDKLLEHSSKRHGPLSSFRRSPSINCQDMNGYTSLHHACLNGHSSIVRLLLSHNALLDVPDIRGSTPLFLAAWAGHQDIVKMLLMHTPTGANPNAQTIENETPLHSGAQHGHNAVVAILLSYGADPAIRNNSFQTALDLAAQFGRLQVVQTLLRVYPDLILPYKRREEDDDGELLGCSPIKHIFTHTCLHLASRNGHKKVVETLLAAGVDVNILTNAGSALHEAALCGKKSVVVTLLKAGIYVHSTDGNGRTALDILSDYPPHVTYDIVGAINEFTQAAREKQKPVVVENGTQSLPKRLYEKNSQRLKLPPRQRKKPDHQANGLSHSLSSLDVFAKAPENYLQMKPIVQQKSCDNMIDIRSDDRDLWTGYKPVYKQPVLPSFQTGSDISNGSVPSKSYEYINLLRNGSTSDVNSASTSSNSAVRQQNVATYVEMTLPSPPVPKPRTRINGEYNDYANLVPIEEGSCVQAVDNNNNSNGNANKLRMVRHSPTPDYPPPTVTEAERTIFNFMQPATLRKNSLLEPGESPRTTNSVSSDQVEEYVADSPFAGLFKGSTLNLSSDVVDGKGALPGDREFLRSPSMVRSAHAENHRRSLSKQRCSALGEDFSASREWAAIDTIFENIGNEVLTVEQEAEELINETPSLSLEDARQSLHIRDPAELLLGRKQSSASNWCHSPYTLIYGEIRYSLFYLGSTVIRKLQGTLSTRKSIQKLKIDEHLKSAASVSDFSLLENCTTSTKYLKAANLQTRLNVDIAVSCVGVKFIDQEKKTAICCHDIENINCVCQDSEDMRYFAYITKEQDLHYCHVFMVDSLELAKEIIMTLGQAFEVAYQLALSRQGTPFNEEC, encoded by the exons ATGGGCAAGGATCAGCATTTGCTGGAGGCATCGCGGGGAGGCGACATTAAGACGGTGGACAAGCTGCTGGAGCACTCGAGCAAACGCCATGGCCCGCTGTCCAG CTTTCGACGCAGTCCCAGCATCAATTGCCAGGACATGAATGGCTACACTTCGCTGCACCACGCCTGCCTAAATGGCCATAGTAGCATCGTGCGGCTCCTCCTTTCACACAACGCTCTATTGGATGTTCCCGATATCCGTGGCTCCACGCCCCTCTTCCTGGCCGCCTGGGCGGGGCACCAGGACATCGTGAAGATGCTGCTCATGCACACGCCCACGGGGGCCAATCCCAATGCCCAGACCATCGAGAACGAGACGCCGCTGCACTCGGGCGCCCAGCATGGTCACAATGCCGTGGTGGCCATTCTGCTGTCCTACGGCGCCGATCCCGCCATACGCAACAATAGCTTCCAGACGGCCTTGGATTTGGCCGCCCAGTTTGGCCGCCTGCAGGTGGTGCAGACCCTGCTGCGCGTTTATCCCGACCTGATATTGCCGTACAAGCGGCGggaggaggacgacgacggCGAGCTGCTGGGCTGCTCGCCCATCAAGCACATCTTCACGCACACTTGCCTGCATCTGGCCAGCCGGAATGGGCACAAGAAGGTGGTGGAAACGCTGCTGGCGGCGGGCGTCGATGTCAATATACTCACCAATGCGGGCAGCGCCCTCCACGAGGCCGCTCTCTGTGGCAAAAAGTCCGTGGTGGTCACTCTGCTCAAGGCCGGGATCTACGTGCACTCCACCGATGGAAACGGACGCACAGCCTTGGACATACTCTCCGATTATCCGCCACATGTCACCTACGACATTGTGGGCGCCATCAAcg AATTCACCCAAGCGGCGAGGGAAAAGCAGAAGCCAGTTGTCGTGGAAAACGGCACTCAGTCTCTGCCGAAGCGACTGTACGAGAAGAACTCGCAGCGACTGAAGCTGCCGCCCAGGCAGAGGAA AAAGCCAGATCATCAAGCCAACGGACTTTCGCACTCTTTAAGCTCGCTGGACGTTTTCGCCAAGGCGCCGGAGAACTACCTGCAAATGAAGCCCATTGTGCAGCAGAAGTCCTGCGACAACATGATCGACATTCGGTCGGATGACAGGGATCTGTGGACTGGCTACAAGCCAGTGTACAAGCAACCCGTCCTGCCCAGCTTTCAAACCGGCAGCGACATCTCCAACGGATCAGTTCCTTCGAAATCGTATGAGTACATTAATCTGCTGAGGAACGGCTCCACCAGCGATGTGAACTCCGCCAGCACCAGTAGCAACT CTGCGGTGCGTCAACAAAATGTGGCTACGTATGTGGAGATGACGCTGCCTTCGCCTCCGGTTCCCAAACCACGCACTCGAATAAACGGCGAATACAACGACTATGCGAATCTGGTGCCCATAGAAGAAGGCAGCTGTGTGCAAGCAGTcgataataacaataacagtAATGGTAATGCCAACAAATTGCGAATGGTTCGCCATTCACCCACACCGGATTATCCGCCGCCGACGGTCACAGAGGCGGAGCGCACGATCTTCAACTTCATGCAACCGGCTACGCTGCGGAAAAATAGCCTACTGGAACCGGGGGAATCCCCGCGGACCACCAACTCGGTGAGTTCCGACCAGGTGGAAGAGTACGTGGCTGATAGTCCTTTTGCTGGACTGTTTAAGGGTTCCACTCTGAACTTGTCCTCGGATGTGGTAGATGGTAAGGGTGCTTTGCCAGGGGATCGGGAGTTTCTGCGATCCCCGAGCATGGTCAGGTCGGCACACGCTGAAAACCACCGACGTAGCCTCTCCAAGCAGAGGTGCTCCGCATTGGGAGAGGACTTTAGTGCCTCCCGTGAGTGGGCTGCAATCGATACCATTTTTGAGAACATTGGGAATGAAGTGTTAACGGTGGAGCAGGAAGCCGAGGAGCTGATCAACGAGACACCAAGCCTGTCTTTAGAGGATGCTCGACAATCCTTGCACATCCGCGATCCGGCGGAATTGTTGCTGGGCAGAAAACAGAGCTCCGCTTCCAATTGGTGCCACTCGCCATACACATTGATCTATGGCGAAATACGATACTCTCTGTTT TATCTCGGCTCGACGGTAATACGCAAGTTGCAGGGAACCCTTTCAACGCGCAAATCCATCCAGAAACTAAAGATCGATGAGCACTTGAAGTCGGCGGCGAGTGTTAGTGATTTCAGTTTGCTCGAGAACTGCACCACTTCCACAAAGTATCTGAAGGCTGCAAACCTCCAGACTCGACTTAATGTGGACATTGCGGTTTCCTGCGTCGGCGTCAAGTTTATAGATCAGGAGAAAAAG ACTGCCATTTGTTGCCATGACATTGAGAACATCAATTGCGTTTGCCAGGACTCGGAAGATATGCGCTACTTTGCATACATAACCAAAGAACAGGACCTCCATTATTGCCATGTCTTTATGGTGGATAGCTTG GAGCTGGCCAAGGAAATCATTATGACCCTGGGACAGGCCTTTGAGGTGGCCTATCAGTTGGCCCTGAGCAGACAGGGCACCCCCTTTAACGAAGAGTGCTAA
- the LOC108058726 gene encoding ankyrin repeat and SAM domain-containing protein 1A isoform X1 has translation MGKDQHLLEASRGGDIKTVDKLLEHSSKRHGPLSSFRRSPSINCQDMNGYTSLHHACLNGHSSIVRLLLSHNALLDVPDIRGSTPLFLAAWAGHQDIVKMLLMHTPTGANPNAQTIENETPLHSGAQHGHNAVVAILLSYGADPAIRNNSFQTALDLAAQFGRLQVVQTLLRVYPDLILPYKRREEDDDGELLGCSPIKHIFTHTCLHLASRNGHKKVVETLLAAGVDVNILTNAGSALHEAALCGKKSVVVTLLKAGIYVHSTDGNGRTALDILSDYPPHVTYDIVGAINEFTQAAREKQKPVVVENGTQSLPKRLYEKNSQRLKLPPRQRNRKPDHQANGLSHSLSSLDVFAKAPENYLQMKPIVQQKSCDNMIDIRSDDRDLWTGYKPVYKQPVLPSFQTGSDISNGSVPSKSYEYINLLRNGSTSDVNSASTSSNSAVRQQNVATYVEMTLPSPPVPKPRTRINGEYNDYANLVPIEEGSCVQAVDNNNNSNGNANKLRMVRHSPTPDYPPPTVTEAERTIFNFMQPATLRKNSLLEPGESPRTTNSVSSDQVEEYVADSPFAGLFKGSTLNLSSDVVDGKGALPGDREFLRSPSMVRSAHAENHRRSLSKQRCSALGEDFSASREWAAIDTIFENIGNEVLTVEQEAEELINETPSLSLEDARQSLHIRDPAELLLGRKQSSASNWCHSPYTLIYGEIRYSLFYLGSTVIRKLQGTLSTRKSIQKLKIDEHLKSAASVSDFSLLENCTTSTKYLKAANLQTRLNVDIAVSCVGVKFIDQEKKTAICCHDIENINCVCQDSEDMRYFAYITKEQDLHYCHVFMVDSLELAKEIIMTLGQAFEVAYQLALSRQGTPFNEEC, from the exons ATGGGCAAGGATCAGCATTTGCTGGAGGCATCGCGGGGAGGCGACATTAAGACGGTGGACAAGCTGCTGGAGCACTCGAGCAAACGCCATGGCCCGCTGTCCAG CTTTCGACGCAGTCCCAGCATCAATTGCCAGGACATGAATGGCTACACTTCGCTGCACCACGCCTGCCTAAATGGCCATAGTAGCATCGTGCGGCTCCTCCTTTCACACAACGCTCTATTGGATGTTCCCGATATCCGTGGCTCCACGCCCCTCTTCCTGGCCGCCTGGGCGGGGCACCAGGACATCGTGAAGATGCTGCTCATGCACACGCCCACGGGGGCCAATCCCAATGCCCAGACCATCGAGAACGAGACGCCGCTGCACTCGGGCGCCCAGCATGGTCACAATGCCGTGGTGGCCATTCTGCTGTCCTACGGCGCCGATCCCGCCATACGCAACAATAGCTTCCAGACGGCCTTGGATTTGGCCGCCCAGTTTGGCCGCCTGCAGGTGGTGCAGACCCTGCTGCGCGTTTATCCCGACCTGATATTGCCGTACAAGCGGCGggaggaggacgacgacggCGAGCTGCTGGGCTGCTCGCCCATCAAGCACATCTTCACGCACACTTGCCTGCATCTGGCCAGCCGGAATGGGCACAAGAAGGTGGTGGAAACGCTGCTGGCGGCGGGCGTCGATGTCAATATACTCACCAATGCGGGCAGCGCCCTCCACGAGGCCGCTCTCTGTGGCAAAAAGTCCGTGGTGGTCACTCTGCTCAAGGCCGGGATCTACGTGCACTCCACCGATGGAAACGGACGCACAGCCTTGGACATACTCTCCGATTATCCGCCACATGTCACCTACGACATTGTGGGCGCCATCAAcg AATTCACCCAAGCGGCGAGGGAAAAGCAGAAGCCAGTTGTCGTGGAAAACGGCACTCAGTCTCTGCCGAAGCGACTGTACGAGAAGAACTCGCAGCGACTGAAGCTGCCGCCCAGGCAGAGGAA TAGAAAGCCAGATCATCAAGCCAACGGACTTTCGCACTCTTTAAGCTCGCTGGACGTTTTCGCCAAGGCGCCGGAGAACTACCTGCAAATGAAGCCCATTGTGCAGCAGAAGTCCTGCGACAACATGATCGACATTCGGTCGGATGACAGGGATCTGTGGACTGGCTACAAGCCAGTGTACAAGCAACCCGTCCTGCCCAGCTTTCAAACCGGCAGCGACATCTCCAACGGATCAGTTCCTTCGAAATCGTATGAGTACATTAATCTGCTGAGGAACGGCTCCACCAGCGATGTGAACTCCGCCAGCACCAGTAGCAACT CTGCGGTGCGTCAACAAAATGTGGCTACGTATGTGGAGATGACGCTGCCTTCGCCTCCGGTTCCCAAACCACGCACTCGAATAAACGGCGAATACAACGACTATGCGAATCTGGTGCCCATAGAAGAAGGCAGCTGTGTGCAAGCAGTcgataataacaataacagtAATGGTAATGCCAACAAATTGCGAATGGTTCGCCATTCACCCACACCGGATTATCCGCCGCCGACGGTCACAGAGGCGGAGCGCACGATCTTCAACTTCATGCAACCGGCTACGCTGCGGAAAAATAGCCTACTGGAACCGGGGGAATCCCCGCGGACCACCAACTCGGTGAGTTCCGACCAGGTGGAAGAGTACGTGGCTGATAGTCCTTTTGCTGGACTGTTTAAGGGTTCCACTCTGAACTTGTCCTCGGATGTGGTAGATGGTAAGGGTGCTTTGCCAGGGGATCGGGAGTTTCTGCGATCCCCGAGCATGGTCAGGTCGGCACACGCTGAAAACCACCGACGTAGCCTCTCCAAGCAGAGGTGCTCCGCATTGGGAGAGGACTTTAGTGCCTCCCGTGAGTGGGCTGCAATCGATACCATTTTTGAGAACATTGGGAATGAAGTGTTAACGGTGGAGCAGGAAGCCGAGGAGCTGATCAACGAGACACCAAGCCTGTCTTTAGAGGATGCTCGACAATCCTTGCACATCCGCGATCCGGCGGAATTGTTGCTGGGCAGAAAACAGAGCTCCGCTTCCAATTGGTGCCACTCGCCATACACATTGATCTATGGCGAAATACGATACTCTCTGTTT TATCTCGGCTCGACGGTAATACGCAAGTTGCAGGGAACCCTTTCAACGCGCAAATCCATCCAGAAACTAAAGATCGATGAGCACTTGAAGTCGGCGGCGAGTGTTAGTGATTTCAGTTTGCTCGAGAACTGCACCACTTCCACAAAGTATCTGAAGGCTGCAAACCTCCAGACTCGACTTAATGTGGACATTGCGGTTTCCTGCGTCGGCGTCAAGTTTATAGATCAGGAGAAAAAG ACTGCCATTTGTTGCCATGACATTGAGAACATCAATTGCGTTTGCCAGGACTCGGAAGATATGCGCTACTTTGCATACATAACCAAAGAACAGGACCTCCATTATTGCCATGTCTTTATGGTGGATAGCTTG GAGCTGGCCAAGGAAATCATTATGACCCTGGGACAGGCCTTTGAGGTGGCCTATCAGTTGGCCCTGAGCAGACAGGGCACCCCCTTTAACGAAGAGTGCTAA